In Pyrus communis chromosome 8, drPyrComm1.1, whole genome shotgun sequence, one genomic interval encodes:
- the LOC137742418 gene encoding solanesyl diphosphate synthase 2, chloroplastic-like, giving the protein MMSMTCHTLDGRAVMDFVACGCSSNALLDRYSVRNYSKANSKGSCRGYGARLNRIRCGVSSMTTAETPVPKKADNALLNGVPEGLPQVLNLKKQSRKPVSLTNLFEIVADDLLTLNQNLQSIVGAENPVLMSAAEQIFGAGGKRMRPALVFLVSRATAELVGLKELTKEHRRLAEIIEMIHTASLIHDDVLDESDMRRGKETVHQMFGTRVAVLAGDFMFAQSSWYLANLENIQVIKLISQVIKDFASGEIKQASSLFDCDVELEEYLLKSYYKTASLIAASTKGAAIFSGVDNYVMEKMYDYGKNLGLSFQVVDDILDFTQSAEQLGKPAGTDLAKGNLTAPVIFALKKEPKLRDIIESEFSETGSLDEAISLVKACGGIEQAQELAKEKAHLAIQNLECLPKTAFRLALEDMVMFNLQRID; this is encoded by the exons ATGATGTCAATGACATGCCACACTCTTGATGGGAGAGCTGTGATGGATTTTGTGGCTTGTGGGTGTTCTTCCAATGCTTTGTTGGACCGCTATTCGGTGAGGAATTACTCGAAGGCAAATTCCAAGGGCAGTTGTAGAGGTTATGGAGCTCGGCTGAATCGAATTCGGTGTGGAGTTTCTTCAATGACAACAGCTGAGACTCCAGTACCAAAGAAGGCAGATAATGCTCTGCTGAATG GTGTGCCTGAAGGTCTTCCACAggttttaaatttaaagaaaCAATCCAGAAAGCCGGTTTCGCTGacaaatttgtttgaaattgTTGCTGATGACCTCCTCACATTAAATCAAAATCTTCAGTCA ATTGTTGGTGCAGAAAACCCCGTCTTAATGTCAGCTGCCGAGCAGATCTTTGGTGCTGGTGGGAAGAGGATGAGACCTGCATTGGTGTTTCTAGTGTCTAGAGCAACAGCAGAACTAGTTGGATTGAA GGAACTTACCAAAGAGCATCGGCGATTGGCAGAGATCATCGAAATGATCCATACAGCAAGCTTGATACATGATGACGTTTTGGATGAAAGTGACATGCGACGAG GGAAGGAAACTGTTCATCAAATGTTCGGTACAAGAGTGGCAGTGCTTGCTGGGGACTTCATGTTTGCACAGTCGTCGTGGTATCTTGCAAATCTAGAAAACATTCAGGTCATCAAGCTCATCAGCCAG GTTATCAAAGATTTTGCAAGTGGTGAAATAAAGCAGGCATCTAGCTTGTTTGATTGTGACGTCGAACTTGAGGAGTACTTGCTTAAGAGCTACTACAAAACAGCCTCCTTAATCGCTGCAAGTACCAAAGGAGCTGCCATTTTTAGTGGGGTTGACAACTATGTAATGGAGAAAATGTATGACTATGGCAAGAATCTCGGGCTGTCCTTCCAAGTTGTTGATGACATATTGGATTTCACACAGTCGGCGGAGCAGCTGGGGAAGCCTGCTGGAACTGACCTTGCCAAAGGAAACCTGACAGCCCCGGTTATATTTGCTTTGAAGAAAGAACCAAAACTAAGAGACATAATTGAATCAGAATTCAGCGAGACTGGTTCCCTCGACGAAGCCATTTCATTGGTTAAGGCTTGTGGGGGGATTGAACAAGCACAAGAATTAGCGAAAGAGAAAGCTCATCTTGCAATACAAAATCTCGAGTGTCTTCCCAAGACTGCTTTTCGATTAGCGCTGGAGGATATGGTGATGTTCAATCTTCAACGGATTGATTAG
- the LOC137743688 gene encoding major pollen allergen Ole e 10 has translation MAKAALSVLLLLLSFTSETLLMVNGQKTWCVARPSSDQATLLSNLNYACAHVDCQILRKGCPCSSPDNLMNRASIAMNMYFQSKGKNQWNCDFRGSALIVVTDPSYGDCIYA, from the exons ATGGCTAAAGCAGCTCTCTCTGTTCTGCTCCTGCTCTTGTCCTTCACTTCAG AAACTTTGCTCATGGTAAATGGACAG AAAACTTGGTGTGTGGCCAGGCCTTCGTCCGACCAAGCAACGCTCTTATCGAATCTAAATTACGCGTGCGCGCACGTAGATTGTCAGATTCTTCGAAAAGGATGCCCGTGCTCATCGCCGGATAATCTCATGAACCGTGCCTCCATAGCCATGAACATGTATTTCCAATCCAAGGGAAAGAACCAGTGGAATTGTGACTTCAGAGGCTCTGCTCTCATTGTCGTGACTGATCCAA GTTATGGTGACTGCATTTATGCATAG